The Lutzomyia longipalpis isolate SR_M1_2022 chromosome 2, ASM2433408v1 DNA window gGTTGGTGTGTCACTGCGTGCTCCGCAGCATCATCATTTTCCCCGAGCCGGAGCGTAGAAAATTTACATGATGTTGATCGATTCTTCCTTGTAGAATGGCACGCACCTCATAATAAGGGTGGAATGGGGGTGGTTTGAGCGGAAAAAAATCGTCgaatatttgcataaaattaatccCGAGATACCTTATGAagattatgatttattttgtattcattGGTCGTAATGCATggtttgaaggaaatttttgagttaaCTTATAAGacagaagaaaatgcaaagaaatgtgAAAGATTCAAATTCATATTGAGAATCTTTCATATGAAAGTCAAGATAAATTCTAcgttaaaggagtttattcagttTTGTATGAGAAAGTACGTTATTCGAGAAATTAATTGGGACACGcagaaatttttagaaaatcccGAATAAAAAATCGACAGAGagatttcccattttccattgaaataatCTGAAAATAGGcaacaaaaatttacttaaaaatgtaaagaatgacgtcatcagtgtgctttctttcctttcaatttgaaacataaaattttgctaaaatattactatgcagaaataaaaaaattatatattaatcATCTTCCGCAAATAACATGAATAATGGCAGCCAACGAAGATTAAAACcggatgaaaattgaattgtaaATCAATTTCCCAGCTAATGACAATAGCTGTGTATTTCCGGTGGCAATCACACGAGCGAAAAAGCCACACGTTGTCTTTGGTGTCGAAGATGGGGGCACTACCCCATCCACGTATTGGATGCTTCACAATAGACGACACTCATTCACAGCAGAAGCTGATGAGGAGCGACGAGAAAAGCGTTGATTAGGCGAAATGAAGTGTGAGATGTGAATGACAGTAAAATTAGTTGACACGTTTTGAAGGTAAGCGGGTGGTTTGTTTTCTCCCCCCAaaaagggggtggtggtgagaaaatatttgtggaGTAGAAGataggaatttttcaataaatataaaatgttgtttGTTCTgtaaattttgcatgaaagacaagttaattcctttttaaaaatatttttctaagaaaagttaaaataaatctttagaattcttaataaatttttaaaaaaagaattccaagaaaatgtgaaaattcgatTGAGAGAAAAGGACGATATTTAATTCttgtgataaattaatttaaattgaaatgatttaatcaatttacgCTGTGAGCTCTAATTTATTCACCATGCATAATAAAGGATGCTGGCAGGacatttattatgttttttttttgttaaataaaagtcTTCTACTCCATCGCACCGgcttaatataaatttatagaTACCTATCGCTCACCCATTAGCCACCTTATATGTATTACGTTCAATCATCCTCAATGTGTAAAGAGTTGTCCATTTTACCCTCAATGTATTCGTGCTCACGGAGATGTGAACAATCTAATAAAATCATCAATCATAATCACAAAGAGAGGTGGAAAAGGAAACCCTTTTATGCGCATTTTGTATACATTTCTCAACTCAAGTATTTGGCCAAGGACAAGAAGCTcttcttatgtttttttttgttaaacttGAAAGCTCTCTCCCTCTCTATTTTCCTACTCTACTACTTCACCAAAAGGATGTcgttgaagttttcttttattttttttttcttagaaaggTGCGGAGAATAgaaaacagaataaaaaacGAACCACATACATAAGGAGAGCTTTTAAAGCCAAACGATTTATGAACTGACttggtttttatttatttacactcATACTTTcttgatcaatatttgaagaagaatAATACTTCTGTGTTCCCAGAATTCCTAGAAAGTTatacaattttcatgaaaagataaatattcGAGCGAGAAATGTGTTTTTTCTCAGTATTTATGCACTTTATTCTGTTCTCTCGAAACTCTTTAAGGCGTCTTTAAagcttcttcattttcttcggatatttttttctttaaattataattctggaaaatcattataaaGTATCGTCGTATTGAGGGGTTCTCtaaatttattccttaaaaGTGAATGACGAATATCCAAACGCTTCCCTTTGCCCATTTTTGCCTCATCTCTCTCAGGAAGATTCTTGCTGAAGcgctgaaaataaaaaatcgccTTCACAAGGTCCCATACGTTGAACACTGTCCATTTTTTGCGAGGAAAATACAGCATTGCGTCAGATAactagaaaattaaagaagatttaataagaaaattgccgaagatttttaaaaaaaattttgagctttaGGGAGTGTTGGTaaacaaaagattttctttagaaaaattcttaaattatcagaattgttgagaattttattaaaacggcgctaaaaaaaagaaaatctgtgcAATAATACACACAAACTGCCAATTTGAATATCTTGATCAACAATCCGAATATTTACGAGTGCTTACGAACGTCAATTCGAgtaattcaaatatttgaaatttttttcagttaaacatttgaaatttatacGTCCTCCTTCTCTCAAATCTTACCTcccagagaagaaaattgctgAGTCTTGTTTCCCCGGATGTCCTTATAAGTAAATCCGGTTTACTACATCGATTTGTCTGAAGATTCCTCTCAACTTCCTCCTCATTCACATCATGCGGATGCATCTCATTGTTCACAACCTTTTTGCACACATCCTTTATGCTACCGACAATATCATCGTGAGATGAGTATGcggcaaaaaaattaaaaatcattccatTTAAATCTTTAGTTTCTGTTTCTGCAACACGAACAATTTCTTTAACTTCTTCCGGAAACATCTTGTACCGTCCAATGACCTGGAAGCGAACATTGGCCTCCTTGTAGACATTCGCATAGTGCGCCATATGTTTGAAAGAATTCAACGTGACTGATTTGAGGATTGAAATTTCAGATTGTGATCGTCTAAAGTTATCCATACTGAAGGCAAAAACGGTTACTTCGGACACTCCAAGGAGGTAGAGCCACCGCAGGACACGCTGCATTACGTTAAAACCTTCAACGTAGGCAATGCCAATTGGTAAATTCACCTCCCGTGCATACCGCCGATTTCCATCCATTATAAGAGCAACATGTTGAGGAACTTTTAACCCAACTGCCAGACGCAACAGCAAGAACTCCAATTGATGTTGCCACCAAATTGAGAACTTTTGgagtaaatttaaaacaaacttATAGATCTTCATAATTACTTTCTCCATTACTTTACGATGAGCTTTCCGCTCAAACTGAAACTGAcccaaatattttcacatcatTTATATGAAAAGCCATTGTCATTGAAGAGCTTGTTAAGAAGAAAAgctaagatgaaaaaaaaattacaaaagttt harbors:
- the LOC129789179 gene encoding dehydrodolichyl diphosphate synthase complex subunit DHDDS-like; its protein translation is MDGNRRYAREVNLPIGIAYVEGFNVMQRVLRWLYLLGVSEVTVFAFSMDNFRRSQSEISILKSVTLNSFKHMAHYANVYKEANVRFQVIGRYKMFPEEVKEIVRVAETETKDLNGMIFNFFAAYSSHDDIVGSIKDVCKKVVNNEMHPHDVNEEEVERNLQTNRCSKPDLLIRTSGETRLSNFLLWELLL